The window TCATACAACACGCGTAAAGCGCTTAACTTCAATGAAAAAGATGTCATTGCGGAAGAACTCGTAAAACACATTCCAGATGGCGCAACCTTGTTTATTGATATTGGCACTACTCCAGAAGCCGTCGCTCGAGCGCTCAATAAAAACCACAAACAGCTTCGCGTGGTGACCAATAACATTAATGTTGCCACCATTCTTTTACCGAACCCGGAAATCAAAGTGATTTTAGCGGGTGGTGAAGTTCGCAACCGAGACGGCGGCATTGTCGGTGAAGCGACGCTCGATTTCGTCAAACAATTCCGCCTCGATTTCGGTATTTTGGGCATCAGTGGTATCGACTTTGATGGCTCACTGCTGGACTTTGATTACCATGAAGTTCGCGTTAAACAGGCGATTATCGATAACAGTCGCAGCGTATTCCTTGCCGTTGACCATTCGAAGTTTGGCCGTAATGCGATGGTGAAACTGGGCAATATCGCGCAATTGAACATGGTATTCACCAACAAACAACCACCAGAAGAGATTCTCGCAATTCTAAAAGAAGCCGCAGTTCCGCTCGAAGTGATTGATACACAAATAGAAAGAGTCGCAACCGAATAGCGTTTACACTCACTATTTACGCACATAAATGACCTCTGTCTTAATTAGGTAGAGGTTTTTTTGTGCCCAAATCACACAAAACGCTCATAAACG is drawn from Vibrio campbellii CAIM 519 = NBRC 15631 = ATCC 25920 and contains these coding sequences:
- a CDS encoding DeoR/GlpR family transcriptional regulator, which translates into the protein MKQIPRHQQIVELVKKQGYVSTDELVEKFNVSPQTIRRDLNDLADENKIRRYHGGATIPLSSENTSYNTRKALNFNEKDVIAEELVKHIPDGATLFIDIGTTPEAVARALNKNHKQLRVVTNNINVATILLPNPEIKVILAGGEVRNRDGGIVGEATLDFVKQFRLDFGILGISGIDFDGSLLDFDYHEVRVKQAIIDNSRSVFLAVDHSKFGRNAMVKLGNIAQLNMVFTNKQPPEEILAILKEAAVPLEVIDTQIERVATE